In Bacteroidales bacterium, the DNA window CTTTTTCTCCCAGGGAATTCAGGTCAGCATCAATGCCAATGTGGTTATCGGCAAAAAGCATTTCCAGGAGGGTGGTGATCAGGCCTCCGGCCGAGACATCGTGTCCTGCCAGAATCAATTCCTGCTCAACAAGTTCCTGAATGGCGTTAAACGCCGCCGCAAAATAACATGCGTCTTCAATGGTTGGCACCTGCATTCCCACACGGTTCCGAATCTGGGCAAAACTGCTTCCGCCCAGCCTGAACGGGCAGGATGACAAGCCAATATAGAGAAGCACCGTATCATTTTCTGCCTGCAGTACAGGCGAAACAGCTTTGCGGAAATCTGTCACTTCTCCCGCTGCTGAAACAATGACCGTTCCGGGCGCCAGTACCATTTTGCCATCGGGATATTTCTGGGTCATGGAAAGAGAATCCTTTCCTGTAGGTATATTGATTCCCAGCGCCAGGGCAAAATCGCTCGCGGCCTTAACGGCGGTATAAAGCCTTGCATCTTCCCCTTTGTTTTTTGAGGGCCACATCCAGTTGGCACTGAGTGAAACGCCCTTCAGCCGGTCCTGAACAGGTGCCCATACTATGTTCGTAAGCGCTTCGGCTATGGAAAGAACTGACCCTGCGGCCGGATCGGCAAGTCCGGCTACAGGAGCAAAACCTATGGCCGTGGCTATTCCTCTGTACCCGTTATAATCAAGCGCAGTAATTCCCAGGTTATTTAAGGGAAGCTGGATTCTTCCGGCCGTTTGCTGCATGGCAATCCGTCCGGTTACCGAGCGGTCAACCTTGTTCGTCAGCCAATCCTTGCATGCCACTGATTCAAGCTGAAGCACCTGTTCTACATACGCATGCAGATGTTCCGCGGTATAGTCCACTTCGACAAAATCGGCAGGACGGGTTTCGTCGTTGATCACCGTTCTCGGGGGCTTGCCGAACAAGTAAACCAGCGGAAGATTGATGGGCTTCTGACCTGTTGTCTTGCGTGCAAACACCAGGCAATGATCATCGGTCACCTCGCCGATCTGATACATAGGAGCACGTTCCCTTTCGGCAATTTTTTCAAGCTCGGGAACATCTTCCTCATGCAGAACCAATCCCATCCGCTCCTGCGACTCATTTCCTATGATTTCCTTTTCCGACAGGGTGGGATCACCAACGGGCAGTTGATCCATGTCGATAACGCCTCCGGTTTGTTCCACCAGTTCCGACAAACAGTTCAGGTGGCCCCCTGCGCCGTGATCGTGTATGGAAACAATGGGATTCCTGTCTGACTCCGACAGCGCTCTGATGGCATTATAAACGCGTTTCTGCATTTCGGGGTTCGACCTTTGCACGGCGTTGAGCTCAATGCTGTTATGGTATTCGCCGGTAGCAACTGATGAAACGGCTCCCCCGCCCATGCCGATCCGGTAATTATCCCCTCCCAGCAGAATGATTTTATCCCCTTTCACAGGAACATCTTTCATTGAATCAGCTGCACGGGCAAAACCCACTCCGCCTGCCAGCATAATCACCTTATCGTAACCATAAATCCGGCCGTTCTCGTCGTGTTCAAATGTAAGAACCGCTCCGCAGATCAGAGGCTGTCCGAATTTATTGCCGAAATCAGACGCTCCGTTTGAGGCTCTGATCAGAATATCTTCAGGAGGATGGTACAGCCATTTCCGGGGAGCTGTCTTCTTTTCCCAGCTTCTTCCGCCGTCAGGACGAGGGTAGGAAGTAACATAGACAGCCGTGCCGGCCAGAGGAAAACCACCTTTGCCTCCTCCCATACGGTCGCGGATTTCTCCGCCCGACCCGGTGGCAGCTCCGTTGAAAGGTTCTACGGTGGTCGGAAAGTTATGCGTTTCGGCCTTTAAGGATATAACGCATTCGGTATCGCGCAAAGAAAAATAATCCGGCCTGTCCTGCTTCACCGGAGCAAACAGACTGACAACAGGCCCTTTCAGAAAGGCACAGTTATCGCTGTAAGCCGACACCACCCGGTTCGGATGCATTTTTGTCGTCAGCTTTATGAGCTGAAACAGGGTGTTTTCCTTCTGTATTCCGTCGATAACAAATATCCCGTTGAAAATCTTATGCCGGCAATGTTCGGAATTCACCTGGGAGAAGCCAAAAATTTCGCTGTCGGTTAATCTGCGTCCAAGCGTTTTGCTTACATCCTGCAGGTAGGCAATTTCCTCCGCACTTAACGCAAGGCCTTCTTTCTCGTTATAGGCAGCAATATCATCGATTTCAAAAATGGGATCCGGTTTACGGCCGATGG includes these proteins:
- the purL gene encoding phosphoribosylformylglycinamidine synthase, giving the protein MVLFFQTSEDKIIAVQANQPLPADDLNKLKWLFGGAECIDKTAVKGPFIGPRREMITPWSTNAVEITRNIGIEGIVRIEEFTPTQEAKPSYDPMLQNVFPELDQNLFTIGRKPDPIFEIDDIAAYNEKEGLALSAEEIAYLQDVSKTLGRRLTDSEIFGFSQVNSEHCRHKIFNGIFVIDGIQKENTLFQLIKLTTKMHPNRVVSAYSDNCAFLKGPVVSLFAPVKQDRPDYFSLRDTECVISLKAETHNFPTTVEPFNGAATGSGGEIRDRMGGGKGGFPLAGTAVYVTSYPRPDGGRSWEKKTAPRKWLYHPPEDILIRASNGASDFGNKFGQPLICGAVLTFEHDENGRIYGYDKVIMLAGGVGFARAADSMKDVPVKGDKIILLGGDNYRIGMGGGAVSSVATGEYHNSIELNAVQRSNPEMQKRVYNAIRALSESDRNPIVSIHDHGAGGHLNCLSELVEQTGGVIDMDQLPVGDPTLSEKEIIGNESQERMGLVLHEEDVPELEKIAERERAPMYQIGEVTDDHCLVFARKTTGQKPINLPLVYLFGKPPRTVINDETRPADFVEVDYTAEHLHAYVEQVLQLESVACKDWLTNKVDRSVTGRIAMQQTAGRIQLPLNNLGITALDYNGYRGIATAIGFAPVAGLADPAAGSVLSIAEALTNIVWAPVQDRLKGVSLSANWMWPSKNKGEDARLYTAVKAASDFALALGINIPTGKDSLSMTQKYPDGKMVLAPGTVIVSAAGEVTDFRKAVSPVLQAENDTVLLYIGLSSCPFRLGGSSFAQIRNRVGMQVPTIEDACYFAAAFNAIQELVEQELILAGHDVSAGGLITTLLEMLFADNHIGIDADLNSLGEKDWIKVLFAENPAVVIQVKNDGKAEEILKNRNIKCYRIGVPSDRRTLKVFLDGKTEHFDPDALRDIWFKTSYLLDRKQSGNELARERFESYKKIELNYIFPERFTGRLADYGLERSRRNATGIKAAIIREKGVNGDREMAWAMYLAGMDVKDVHMTDLMSGRETLDEVNMIVFVGGFSNSDVLGSAKGWAGVFRYNDRAREALEKFYRREDTLSLGVCNGCQLMMELGLLHPGHEKKPRMLHNASHKFESVFLNVDIPENNSVMLKTLAGTRLGIWVAHGEGRFSLPYEESRYRIAMKYSYHEYPGNPNGSDYDTAGICSDDGRHLAMMPHLERSIYPWNWAWYPRNRKNDEVTPWIEAFVNARRWIEQKSR